In Actinomycetota bacterium, a single genomic region encodes these proteins:
- a CDS encoding DUF1416 domain-containing protein: MCGAKTGGFSTEGIDVAKETVIQGTVSRGGQPVPNAYVRLLDNGGEFTAEVPTNDTGAFRFFAAPGTWTLRTLAPGATLDRTVVAAQGEVAEVAVDLPA; encoded by the coding sequence ATGTGCGGTGCCAAGACCGGGGGATTCTCAACCGAAGGGATTGACGTGGCGAAAGAGACGGTCATCCAGGGGACGGTGTCCCGTGGCGGCCAGCCGGTGCCGAACGCCTACGTGCGGCTGCTGGACAACGGTGGCGAGTTCACCGCCGAGGTGCCGACGAACGACACCGGAGCCTTCCGGTTCTTCGCCGCGCCCGGCACGTGGACGCTGCGCACCCTGGCGCCTGGAGCGACGCTGGACCGCACGGTGGTGGCTGCCCAGGGTGAGGTCGCCGAGGTGGCCGTCGACCTGCCGGCCTGA
- a CDS encoding alpha/beta fold hydrolase yields the protein MVTPPRAPRVDPPRAWRGGGDSAVAPLTGTALTVDGVPVAVVHYRPARAAELPAPDGGLAFVVVHGFAGSWRRRAVRRVLRRFAAYGGVVGVDLRGHGGSAGLSTLGRLEQHDVDAAVRWARGLGYDRVVTVGFSLGSAVVVRHAALYGGVAATVLVSGPAFWYYRGTPVMRRLHRAVDSAAARVVMRAWLGARLDRPPWPQPAPMAPVEAAGRLAPLPVLVVGGDADPFFPVEHPLALAEAAYDGAAAYGDGAGDVQLWIEPGLGHAEAAMSGRLLDRIGAWSVTAAAAGPSATATPSATATPPATATPSVTTAPIGDRS from the coding sequence ATGGTCACCCCACCGAGAGCCCCTCGAGTCGACCCGCCCCGCGCGTGGCGCGGCGGGGGCGACTCCGCCGTGGCGCCCCTCACCGGGACTGCCCTGACCGTCGACGGTGTGCCGGTCGCCGTCGTCCACTACCGGCCTGCCCGCGCCGCGGAGCTACCCGCGCCCGACGGCGGGCTCGCTTTCGTGGTGGTGCACGGCTTCGCCGGGTCGTGGCGGCGCCGGGCGGTGCGCCGCGTGCTGCGCCGGTTCGCGGCGTACGGCGGCGTCGTCGGCGTCGACCTGCGAGGCCACGGCGGTTCGGCGGGGTTGTCCACGCTCGGCCGGCTCGAGCAGCACGATGTCGACGCGGCCGTGCGGTGGGCCCGCGGCCTCGGATATGACCGGGTCGTCACGGTGGGCTTCTCGCTGGGCTCGGCCGTGGTGGTCCGGCACGCGGCGCTGTACGGCGGCGTCGCCGCGACCGTCCTGGTGAGCGGGCCGGCCTTCTGGTACTACCGCGGTACGCCGGTGATGCGACGGCTCCACCGTGCCGTGGACAGCGCCGCCGCCCGGGTGGTGATGCGCGCCTGGCTCGGTGCCCGGCTGGACCGGCCGCCGTGGCCGCAGCCGGCACCCATGGCACCGGTGGAGGCCGCGGGGCGGCTGGCGCCGCTGCCGGTGCTCGTCGTGGGCGGGGACGCCGACCCGTTCTTCCCCGTCGAGCATCCGCTGGCGCTGGCTGAAGCGGCGTACGACGGTGCCGCGGCGTACGGCGACGGTGCCGGCGACGTGCAGCTGTGGATCGAGCCCGGCCTGGGGCATGCCGAGGCGGCCATGTCCGGACGGCTGCTGGACCGGATCGGAGCGTGGAGCGTGACCGCAGCCGCGGCAGGGCCCTCAGCCACGGCAACGCCCTCAGCCACGGCAACGCCGCCAGCGACAGCAACGCCGTCGGTGACGACAGCTCCGATCGGCGACCGTTCGTGA
- a CDS encoding sulfur reduction protein DsrE — MPRSLVVKLTAGTDAPERSSQGLTVAATAVASGVPVSLWLTGEAAWFATPGGAAALSLPHAAPATELLTAILAGGTVTICTQCAARRGITEPQLLPGVRLAGAATFVGEVLADDVQALVY, encoded by the coding sequence ATGCCCAGGTCGCTGGTCGTGAAGCTGACCGCCGGAACCGACGCGCCGGAACGCAGCAGCCAGGGACTCACGGTCGCCGCGACCGCGGTGGCCAGCGGCGTACCGGTGTCGCTGTGGCTGACCGGGGAGGCGGCCTGGTTCGCCACCCCGGGCGGCGCAGCCGCGCTGAGCCTGCCGCACGCCGCCCCGGCCACGGAGCTGCTGACGGCGATCCTGGCGGGCGGGACGGTCACGATCTGCACCCAGTGCGCCGCGCGGCGCGGGATCACCGAGCCGCAGCTGCTGCCCGGCGTCCGGCTGGCCGGAGCCGCGACGTTCGTCGGCGAGGTCCTGGCCGACGACGTACAGGCCCTGGTCTACTGA
- a CDS encoding sulfurtransferase, whose protein sequence is MSRNDVLVDADWVEAHLDDPKVVLVEVDEDTAAYEKNHIRGAVRIDWRQDLQDPVRRDFVSKEQFEALLSTKGIANDDLVVLYGGNNNWFASYAYWYFKLYGHDAVKLLDGGRKKWELESRELVDAVPARPATTYTAKAQDTSIRAFRDDVVSAIGGGNLVDVRSPDEYAGRLLAPAHLPQEQSQKAGHVPTAVNVPWSKAANDDGTFRSNEELTALYQEAGVDLSKDTIAYCRIGERSAHTWFVLHELLDQPNVRNYDGSWTEYGALVGVPVQLGDNPGQPQGGAA, encoded by the coding sequence ATGAGCCGCAACGACGTGCTCGTGGACGCCGATTGGGTCGAGGCCCATCTCGACGACCCCAAGGTCGTCCTGGTCGAGGTCGACGAGGACACCGCCGCCTACGAGAAGAACCACATTCGCGGTGCCGTCCGCATCGACTGGCGGCAGGACCTGCAGGACCCGGTCCGTCGCGATTTCGTGAGCAAGGAGCAGTTCGAGGCGCTGCTGTCCACCAAGGGCATCGCCAACGACGACCTCGTGGTGCTGTACGGCGGCAACAACAACTGGTTCGCCTCGTACGCGTACTGGTACTTCAAGCTGTACGGCCATGACGCGGTCAAGCTGCTCGACGGCGGCCGCAAGAAGTGGGAGCTGGAGTCCCGTGAACTGGTCGACGCGGTTCCCGCGCGACCGGCGACCACCTACACCGCCAAGGCACAGGACACGTCCATTCGGGCGTTCCGTGACGACGTGGTCAGCGCGATCGGCGGCGGGAACCTGGTCGACGTGCGTTCTCCTGACGAGTACGCCGGACGGCTGCTCGCCCCGGCTCACCTGCCGCAGGAGCAGTCGCAGAAGGCCGGTCACGTCCCCACGGCCGTCAACGTGCCGTGGAGCAAGGCGGCCAACGACGACGGCACGTTCAGGTCGAACGAGGAACTGACTGCCCTGTACCAGGAGGCCGGTGTCGACCTGTCCAAGGACACCATCGCCTACTGCCGGATCGGGGAGCGCAGCGCGCACACCTGGTTCGTGCTGCACGAGCTGCTCGACCAGCCCAACGTCCGCAACTACGACGGCTCCTGGACCGAGTACGGCGCGCTCGTCGGCGTCCCGGTTCAGCTCGGCGACAACCCGGGTCAGCCGCAGGGCGGGGCTGCCTGA
- a CDS encoding transcriptional repressor, with protein sequence MAPAAPADWERRLRDSGFRITPARQLVLEAVDRLSHATPDELLAEVQRTATGVNLSTIYRTLDVLEAVGLVTHAHIGHGAPTYHTVREAAHIHLVCDRCGRVDSVDARVAVGFVAALDAERGFQADVSHVSVQGRCADCAGKALLPEDRAAPLRSAEL encoded by the coding sequence GTGGCCCCCGCAGCGCCGGCGGATTGGGAGCGGCGCTTGCGCGACAGCGGGTTTCGTATCACCCCGGCGCGCCAGCTCGTGCTGGAGGCGGTCGACCGGCTCAGCCACGCGACCCCCGACGAGCTGCTCGCGGAGGTTCAGCGGACCGCGACCGGGGTCAACCTGTCGACGATCTATCGCACGCTGGACGTGCTCGAAGCCGTCGGCCTGGTCACCCACGCGCACATCGGCCACGGCGCGCCGACGTACCACACCGTGCGGGAGGCGGCCCACATCCACCTGGTGTGCGACCGATGCGGCCGGGTGGACAGCGTCGACGCCCGGGTCGCGGTCGGCTTCGTGGCCGCCCTGGACGCCGAGCGCGGCTTCCAGGCCGACGTCAGTCATGTGTCCGTGCAGGGTCGCTGTGCCGACTGCGCCGGCAAGGCGCTCCTCCCGGAAGATCGGGCAGCGCCGCTGCGTTCGGCAGAACTATGA
- a CDS encoding folate-binding protein has protein sequence MSTPAASAPAVPVPGSSLELPGACDAPAGSADAGVPWHFGDPHAEQRRLRSGQGAVDLSHRGVVRIGGPDRLGWLHSLTTAQLERLEPGSSALALVLDPHGHVEHEFHLVDDGTASWISVEPGTVDAVVAYLTGMQFLLRVEVADVTADWAVVWEPVRAVDPQWPTWLVPAEYAGTGVTPAGQDRGGTADRYVPVRPDVLVGREVLVPRPQLLGRLTAGGEPAGTWALEALRVAAAVPRLQHDTDHRTLPHEVGWIGPAVHLAKGCYRGQETVARVHNLGRPPRRLVLLHLDGSSPSLPAHGDEVVCDGRVVGQVGSVARHHELGPVATALVRRTTPADAVLSVGSTAAAQQVVVVP, from the coding sequence ATGAGCACTCCTGCGGCGTCAGCGCCGGCGGTACCGGTTCCCGGGTCCTCGCTGGAGCTGCCAGGTGCCTGCGATGCCCCGGCCGGATCGGCCGACGCGGGGGTGCCGTGGCATTTCGGCGACCCGCACGCCGAGCAGCGCCGGCTGCGGTCCGGGCAGGGCGCGGTCGACCTGTCTCATCGTGGCGTGGTGCGGATCGGTGGGCCGGACCGGCTCGGCTGGCTGCACAGCCTGACCACCGCCCAGCTCGAGCGCCTCGAACCGGGTAGCAGCGCGCTCGCCCTGGTGCTGGATCCTCACGGCCACGTCGAGCACGAGTTCCACCTGGTCGACGACGGGACGGCGAGCTGGATCAGCGTGGAACCGGGGACGGTCGACGCTGTCGTGGCCTACCTGACCGGCATGCAGTTCCTGTTGCGGGTCGAGGTCGCCGACGTCACCGCCGACTGGGCGGTCGTGTGGGAGCCGGTCCGGGCGGTCGACCCGCAGTGGCCGACCTGGCTGGTGCCCGCCGAGTACGCCGGTACCGGTGTCACTCCAGCCGGCCAGGATCGCGGCGGTACCGCCGATCGCTACGTCCCGGTCCGCCCGGACGTCCTGGTCGGGCGGGAGGTCCTGGTCCCGCGCCCGCAGCTACTCGGCCGGCTGACGGCCGGCGGCGAGCCGGCCGGGACCTGGGCCCTGGAGGCGTTGCGGGTGGCCGCCGCCGTTCCGCGGTTGCAGCACGACACCGACCACCGCACGCTGCCGCACGAAGTCGGATGGATCGGGCCGGCCGTGCACCTGGCGAAGGGCTGCTACCGCGGCCAGGAGACGGTGGCCCGGGTTCACAATCTGGGCCGACCGCCGCGCCGGTTGGTCCTGCTGCACCTGGACGGCAGCTCCCCGTCGCTGCCCGCGCACGGCGACGAGGTGGTGTGCGACGGCCGGGTGGTCGGTCAGGTCGGGTCGGTGGCGCGTCACCACGAGCTAGGGCCGGTCGCGACGGCGCTGGTACGGCGGACGACGCCGGCCGACGCCGTGCTGTCGGTCGGCTCGACGGCGGCAGCCCAGCAGGTGGTCGTCGTTCCGTAG
- a CDS encoding FABP family protein → MPAELLPLSWLVGHWAGVGLGQYPGIDDFRFGQELTISWDGQPFLWHSSRSWLLDDAGDRVRPLAAETGFWRPRPDNGAELLLAHPTGYAEVWYGQVTVTAMETARISGARIHLQSDVVARTASAKPYGGGERLYGLVGDELLWTFDMAAGDRPLGNHLAARLRSVVA, encoded by the coding sequence CTGCCCGCCGAACTGCTGCCGTTGTCGTGGCTGGTCGGGCACTGGGCCGGCGTAGGCCTGGGGCAGTACCCGGGGATCGACGATTTCCGCTTCGGCCAGGAACTGACGATCAGCTGGGACGGGCAGCCATTCCTCTGGCACTCGTCCCGCAGCTGGCTGCTCGACGACGCCGGTGACCGCGTCCGCCCGCTGGCGGCCGAGACCGGCTTCTGGCGGCCGCGCCCGGACAACGGGGCTGAGCTGCTGCTGGCCCATCCGACCGGGTACGCCGAGGTCTGGTACGGCCAGGTCACGGTGACCGCGATGGAGACCGCCCGGATCAGCGGCGCGAGGATCCACCTGCAGTCCGACGTGGTCGCCCGGACTGCCTCCGCCAAGCCGTACGGCGGTGGCGAACGGCTCTACGGCCTCGTCGGCGACGAACTGCTGTGGACGTTCGACATGGCCGCCGGCGATCGGCCGCTGGGCAACCACCTGGCGGCGCGACTGCGGTCGGTGGTCGCGTGA
- a CDS encoding MoaD/ThiS family protein, which translates to MTGSAAAGAVEVTVRYWAAARDAAGVASEQIVVEGATGPPAQPATGSAGLAAGSTGPRSTDLGTVLAVVRARHPGGALDPVLRAASFLVDELPVGTASRDLAAVRVPAGACVEVLPPFAGG; encoded by the coding sequence GTGACCGGATCGGCCGCCGCTGGCGCCGTCGAGGTGACCGTCCGGTACTGGGCCGCGGCCCGCGACGCCGCGGGTGTGGCCAGCGAGCAGATCGTGGTCGAGGGCGCCACCGGTCCGCCGGCACAGCCCGCCACCGGCTCGGCCGGTCTCGCCGCCGGCTCGACCGGTCCGAGGTCGACCGACCTGGGAACGGTGCTGGCTGTAGTCCGGGCTCGACATCCCGGCGGCGCCCTCGACCCGGTGCTGCGCGCCGCCTCCTTCCTGGTGGACGAGTTGCCGGTCGGAACCGCCTCCCGTGATCTCGCAGCGGTCCGCGTACCGGCAGGCGCCTGCGTCGAGGTGCTGCCACCGTTCGCCGGCGGTTGA
- a CDS encoding DUF4395 domain-containing protein, with protein MKVDPRGQRFVAAVTAVVLAAVLLTLTTPVGVVLLAVQTVAFAIAVAGGVRRHPYAVLYARLVRPRLGPPAELEDARPPRFAQGLGLVFVAAGLVGLLAGATVVAAVAVAAALAAALLNAVFGLCLGCELYLIGLRVRHPAVR; from the coding sequence ATGAAGGTCGATCCTCGCGGCCAGCGCTTCGTCGCGGCCGTCACCGCGGTGGTGCTCGCCGCCGTGCTGCTCACCTTGACGACCCCGGTCGGGGTCGTGCTGCTCGCCGTCCAGACGGTGGCGTTCGCGATCGCCGTCGCCGGCGGCGTACGGCGGCATCCGTACGCCGTGCTCTACGCCCGCCTGGTCCGCCCTCGGCTCGGCCCGCCAGCCGAACTCGAGGACGCTCGGCCTCCCCGGTTCGCCCAGGGACTGGGACTGGTGTTCGTCGCCGCCGGCCTCGTCGGCCTGCTGGCCGGTGCCACCGTTGTGGCGGCCGTCGCCGTGGCGGCGGCCCTGGCCGCCGCGCTGCTCAACGCCGTGTTCGGGCTCTGCCTCGGCTGCGAGCTGTACCTGATCGGTCTACGCGTGCGGCATCCCGCCGTTCGCTGA
- a CDS encoding aerial mycelium formation protein translates to MTTPYAGGRRRIDRVLDPGFVAGLADLELADLRTRRREAEQEEADLSYLRRLLHGRIDIVTAELRHRDPVAAEAAVAEHLADVLADDQRSTRGLGRHLSVEPSRVDEHRRAAEAVVADPLISDVTHRSDAELQSALARLRRHERDVSTNRHAVQTVVDALSAELTRRYRDGSASVDTLLSGQRPPSG, encoded by the coding sequence ATGACGACGCCGTACGCCGGCGGCCGCCGTCGCATCGACCGCGTGCTCGACCCCGGTTTCGTCGCCGGCCTCGCCGACCTGGAGCTGGCCGACCTGCGGACGCGTCGGCGGGAGGCCGAGCAGGAAGAGGCGGACCTGTCCTACCTGCGCCGCCTGTTGCACGGCCGGATCGACATCGTCACCGCGGAGCTGCGGCACCGCGATCCGGTCGCCGCCGAGGCCGCCGTGGCCGAGCACCTCGCTGACGTGCTCGCCGACGACCAGCGCTCGACCCGCGGACTCGGGCGGCATCTGAGCGTGGAACCGTCGCGGGTCGACGAGCACCGCCGCGCCGCCGAGGCGGTCGTGGCCGATCCGCTCATCTCCGACGTCACCCATCGCAGCGATGCCGAGCTCCAGTCGGCGCTGGCTCGGCTGCGCCGCCACGAGCGGGACGTGTCGACCAACCGGCACGCCGTCCAGACGGTGGTCGACGCGTTGTCGGCCGAGTTGACCCGGCGCTACCGGGACGGCTCGGCGAGCGTCGACACGCTGCTGTCCGGGCAGCGGCCGCCGAGCGGCTGA
- a CDS encoding thioredoxin codes for MIGVLALVAVLVIATAVGIWHRLNDGRIRGVAAGAPGSGPAESAASPVAATPDVLTERDLGAGLGSRATLVQFSTAFCAPCRAARRVLSEVSGMVDGVVHVEVDAESHLDLVRRLGVLRTPTVLVLGPGGRIARRAVGAPRKADVLAALGEVVP; via the coding sequence GTGATCGGTGTGCTGGCGCTCGTCGCTGTACTGGTGATCGCGACCGCTGTCGGCATCTGGCATCGGCTCAACGACGGCCGGATCCGCGGCGTCGCGGCCGGGGCCCCCGGCTCCGGTCCCGCCGAGTCGGCCGCATCGCCGGTCGCCGCAACGCCGGACGTCCTCACCGAACGTGACCTCGGCGCCGGCCTGGGCAGCCGCGCGACCCTGGTGCAGTTCTCGACGGCGTTCTGCGCGCCGTGCCGCGCCGCGCGCCGTGTCCTCAGCGAGGTCTCGGGCATGGTCGACGGCGTCGTGCACGTCGAGGTGGACGCGGAGTCCCATCTGGACCTCGTCCGCCGACTCGGCGTCCTGCGGACCCCTACGGTGCTGGTGCTCGGGCCGGGCGGCCGGATCGCCCGCCGAGCGGTGGGCGCGCCGCGCAAGGCGGACGTCCTCGCCGCGCTCGGCGAGGTCGTCCCGTAG